GGAACAGGCCTTTTACCAGACAGATGCGTGTGTGTTGATCACAGAGCACTTGTCTAAACACGTCCATCTAGAAGTAGAACACATTTATACTCTCTGTACGCgtgcagaggaacacacacacgcacgtgaGCAAACTCCTCACCTGCTGACCACCTTCAATTGATGGCCATGAGAAAgcacacagcaaaacaagcaaacaagctTAAAAAGCCCCCATCTTACACATACCTGTAAAACCACGAGGCCGGGTTTGAAGTTGGGGTCCTGGAGCTTCATCTGCTCCACATCCTTCTTCAGGCGCTCCCTCACCTGCCTGAGAAGACAAGACAACAGgataaaacccacttgatttTTAATCTCTATGCAGTGACAGCGATAGGACCGTACAGGACCATGTCAGACAGAAGCGACAGATGTTCCCTCCCTTGCAGTGGTTACAGAATTGTCATCTAGCTATCTCATGGCACTGGTATCATTTTACAATCCACAGCCATCTTTCTCAACTGTACATGCCAATCCAGGTCATCAGAGAGTCCGTTTGGGAGGATGAGATTCTTATCTTTGATCTTTGCTTGATCTCTTTTTGTTTAATGCTTTGGTTATGGCACCTGGATTAAGTCAATCAACCATTCAAAGACGAGGCAGACTGATGGACATAAAGTTGCTGGACTTTAACTCGCGGCAAATAAAATCTATTTGCAGATTTGTTGTGTCTCGTTAAACAAAGCGTAATGCTGATTGTATTCTATTCATACAATCACACAACTAATCTCAGCTCGACTGATCTCGTCCACTTGGTACAAGAAAACACAGTTACTCAAAAAGGTCTCAGGACACGCTGTGTTTAAAGCTGTGTCTTAGCGCGTCACATGCACTTCATTGACAGCACTGATAGAATACACCATGTGATTCCGATTGACTGTGGATGCATGACACAATGAAGCCACACGAGTTTGAACTACATTTTAATTAACCTCAGACAGCTTTTGCCATGGTGGCTTTGCAAGATTAGAGTTTTCTAGTGTAAACGGTTCATCCAAAGGTCCACAGTGTGCTCTGATAATGAAAACTTTGGATGATCTTAAGGTCTTCAAGCCCCATTCAAAGCATCAGGCATCCAAAGGCAGTGACATGTTCGCCTCTCTAAAGGCTTggctgcaaagaaaaacaatgatatactagatattttatatttttaagtCAATATAGTGCACAAAAGACCTACTATGGAAACTTACTTACACATTGTTTGACATATGACCTGCACTATGCTGcgttttttcatttattcaccCAGAGGAAGTGTCGCAGCTCTAGCTTTAGTACTGGTCACTGATCAACTAGGGCCATGTCCCTATAAACAAAAGACATTCATCCACTACACAGTGCTGTTTTGATCAGGGATTGTAGAAAACTAAATGTCTTGACGGGAAGAGACAATCTCATCAATAAACCCCAGTCCATAAAGGTCACTCGTCCTGAACAATCAATGGTGTGTCAGCTTTTGTGAAGCGTCAGAGATAATGAATGTACAGGCTGCTCCTGGAGGTATGGCAGATCTGTGGAGAGGCTCTTTGAATTGCATACAGTAATTGAACTAATGAGTATGGTGAGGGGCACTTAACAGGGTGCAGGCTGCCGTGTCTTGTGACAAGCACATGCAACTACATATTCTGCACTTTGTTGTCTCTTTgccaaaaatataaatgtccAGCCTTTTGATAATAAGCAAAATCTGATTAAGTCAAACTTTGAACTGTtaagcacaaaatgacacaaataatacaaaagTGACAAATGCACAGTTGTTAGTTTTGTCATTGTGAGTTTCATGAGCAGTGTTTGCCAGTCTTACCACTCGAGGTCACCGGACCAACAGGGCAAAGATCATCACACCACCACTGATTCTTACATAATGCTGCATTCAGTGACCCAAACATATGGTTTACCACCGAGTTAGAAACAGTCATAAGTGCGTGCATTTAGTGTGACCACATTCAGACTGATCTACATAACTGTCAGGAAAGAGATTGCATGCACCCTGAGAGTGGGTCCACTGCGATTCCCCAGCTGGTTATCCATAATAAACTGCTGGCACACTTCATTCACGTGGGCAGCGTCATATAAAACCAACTAGTTTCTGCTGCCAGCACAGATAAGACCTGtttcgtaaaaaaaaaaaaaacacacaacagctgcaTGCAATATGTGCATAAGACTGGGATCGTGCACAGAAGTTGTTTGTGACTCGAGTGACCTTAACTTTAGCTATGAAGTAACTGTAACTCAGGTGGCTAGTTAGCCGGCTAGTTAGCCCAGTACAGACACGTTTCCTCACACTGCTTCTTACGCTATCAGCACACTGATAAACACGTTTGATAAAATCTGAAACTTACGCTGAAACCTCTTTCCCACTGATGATTTGAGCTGACATGTTTTTGGTCCAAAAAGTCCGTGTTCTCAGGTGCCGCCTGCACACTCGCTGCCTGACGAGAAGTTGAGCGCGGGGAGTTCTGCCGAAAACTTAAGTTTAGTGAGAAGGCGTCGTAGTCAAAGGGAGTGACGCAGAGCTCATTCACAAACCATGCACTAGCGCTAAAAAACAGCGTATTTACTTTCAGGAATAACGTAGCACTGACAATCGGGCGTGGGCGTGACGACACACAAGGGCAGGGACATTTACAAACTGTCAGCTCTAATAGCCAATCGAGTACTAACCGTAACCCATACGTAAAGTTCTAAACCAATAGTATTTCCAGTTCTGCAACACAACCCACaagagggtggagggatgggCGGGActtcagaaaatgtaattacaacgagaaccagcagagggcagcactATATTTACACACCGTTTAGCAGGATTAGCcgtaaaaaacaacaacatagaATTGTTTATAAGGGCCTAAATAAACGTTTGATCGAGATTGCTCTGTTGCTTTCCAAAGCGTCATCAATCAGATATCCATCAGAAAGTGCTAgaaaatacagtacataaattatctgtctttgtgtccGATGTAAGACATGAAGAAATACAGAGAACTATGGAGAGGAGACACTTTGGTTTGAGCGAcaccaaagacagacaaacGCTCATTTCAAACCCTGACAGCAGTCTCCACTTCGAAAGGTAAGTAGATATCAGCCGTTACTTTGTTAAGATAGCACGCTTTTAGGCTCTGTCTATTCTCTGGAGACAGGGGACTGGACGTAACTCGTCATTGCGTAGCGTATTTTGTTCTTCTAAGCTAAAGTACATCTACTTACATGCATACCCTCCGCTGTTGACGATCGTGGTAAAGCCGCCGTCTCTCATAATAACAATCCCTGAATCCATCCGTGCAACAAACTACACTTCACCCACACTTCCTTGTCCTCTGCTAACCCTTACGTCTCGTCAGGTCTAAGACACTTTTCGAAGAAATTCGTGCCTCCATCAGCAACAACGATGAAGAGGACCGCTCCTTCTGGAGGCCTGTCCTCCCGTGGGGTGGCGTCTTCAGCATTAAAGCAGGACGGAAGGCCATATCGTGCACCCCCCTGTACGTCAAAATCAACCTAAAAAACACCTGCACCATTGATGGCTTTCTCATGATCCTCTACGTGATCCTGCGAGACAACCAGGGCTTTCCCAGGGAGCTGGCGGTCTTCCTGGGCAAGCGCTTTGTGGAGCATTTCCTCTACCTGATGGACTCCTGTGACTACACCACGGTGAAGATGCTGTGGATCTGGGACAGGATGTCGAGGAGGCAGTACCGCTCTGAGATCCACCAGGCAGCGCTGGAGATCGACCTGTTTGGTAACGAGCATGAGAACTTCACAGAGAACCTGGAGGACCTCATGTCCACCATGCAGGAGAGTCTGTGCACCAACTGGAGCTGCCCGGCCCGCTTCCAGGAGTTCATCAAGACCACAATCAGCATCAGGTACCCTGCACGCATGGAGCACATGTATTGCCGTCTCTACCCAAttatgtgtgagcatgttaatCCAGTTTATCTTGTTGGAGGTGTTTTCCTTCCACAAAGCTGCTCATCCCTCAGTGTTTTGGATGCTGTATGtgcttttcatttctcacaGTTTCACTCTGACTCTTTCCCTCCAGCCCTCCTCATGAGCTGCCTCACAGAGACCCCATTCAGTCTGCCCTGGATGAGTTCTTCAGCCCCAGGCTCgtgctctgctgtcagctgggGTGAGACAAGGGGAGGATGTTCTTCATCTTCTGATTGGGTTCAGTCTTGCTCCACTTCCTTGactttttttgtgctttttttacAGGTGTGATGGTCTAAGGGAGTTCTCTCAGAGGGTTTTCTGCCACGGACCCCCTCCCTTTTTCATTCTCAACATGCAGCAGTGGAAGTCAGAGGACCTGTCCTATGTTCCTTACCACCTGGCTCTCTGCcagcacaggtgtgttttcttttggtaCATGTAGTTTGGTGCCTGTATTCTCCAAGTTGGGGAAGAGAGGTGTGACTGAGGCAGGAAAAACTGGAATCTTGTAGAAACACCTGACATCCAGCACTGGATATTTGCAAAGTAGCTGTCATTGAACTACagtattacattttatttttcagtttacatacatttatacatttgtTTCTCAGTTTTTCAGTCAATTCTGCCTCCCTGTCCCAAATATGCTCTTGCATTGTGTTTCCTGGTTAGAAAATGGTATTAGATAACCCTTTTCTCCACAGGTACTCACTGGAGGGCGCCACACTCTTCAACAAGGAGGAGCATCACTACTCTGCAGCCTTCCAGATAGACGGCTGCTGGATGCACTATGACGGCCTGAGGAGTGACAATCTGATCCTGTTACACAAGCCGCcggagctcctgctgctgtcctctctggtCTACATCCGCGCCTCCGACAAGTGAACGCATCTCATCACAAGTGGACGCGTGGATGAGCAGCAAGGCGAAACATTCGTCCACCCTTCCTATGAGTATTTTGTCATGACCCCATTGAcaacattacttttttttaattaatttctgtcagctgcttcctgtttcacctGAATGCTTGCAGAAAACTTACTGTGCTTAATGGAAATTACTTCTTTTTAGGCATGCTTGGAATCCAAGACTATGATGGACTATAATAGTTCTGTGTTGATATGCATTAATGACAATATCAGGGAATAATGCACATCGTATGCACATACAGTCATGGTTGTTACAGGGATTACACAGTTTGGGTGTATTTGCCGTTGAGCAGCCTTGTACAGTAGATGCCACTGACTGTGTATCACATTCCCATCAAGGTGTTCTATTCTGGCAGTTTAATTTTACATTTCCTACAATGAATATGGTGCTTTCTCTATTTACAATGTGGTCCGAGGATAAGAAACATCCAAACCAGGCCAAGGTCCATGTCAGGGTAATGTCTTGTTCTTTAAGATGTTGAAATTGGAGGCGAGCATTTGACACAATGAGTGAATGCTAGAACCTAAAGGTCAGAGGTTGAGGGCACATCTTTTCTGACACGACAAGCTTAAATATTACCTGTTTGGCTTCCAGGGCACCAAGCCGGCAGCATGTCCACACGACAATGTTCTACCATACTAATGCCCGTGCTTCAAGCATTTCAACGCGCTGGctcagcacacactgcagtcGCTAACACATGGAATATGCATTAACATGTTAGGTTTTAGATAGTTTCTGCCTCAGAGTATCACACCGTGCCTCTGCCAAGGGAAGTTTAATGGACGGGAATCCTGTCAAGTGCCAGTCCttgatgatgattatttttcAGTCGCTGTTTCTCGATGCTTAGACTGTCTTTACAatgcaaatacaaatattttGGAGTAAACTTGCGTTGGTTTATTTTGTCACACTTGTGCATTGCATGGGTGGATATAACAAGAGCCACATCGAGCAGACAGTACCTTTTAAGGCAGGCATTTATTTTAAACTGGGTACAACTGCACCACACAAACTGActaaaatgtatgtaaaatgtcttcaatcaaaacatgataaaatgtgaaaagctACCGTTTCTACACCTAAGGTTATCTTGTACTTCCAGTATTAATCCACAGGATATAAAATTCAAGATCGTCACCTTACTCCAGACACACAATGGGAAATGTAAAAGAAGCAGAGTGGTCATTTGGCTAACATTGACATCAGTTTCAAAGGAGTTTTCTTTCAGACACGAACGTTAGAGTGGCAGTCCATTGCAGACCAGGTGTTAGTCGTCCATCTGCTTTCTTTGAACAAGCACTTTGGTGAGAGTGGTGGCAAAAACATGACATTGGTTAGGCCATAAGAAAAATGCGTACAAACTCAATTTGAACATCCCTTCTTTTTGCAGATTCACGTTTGCAGATTCTCATCAGCGTCTCTCCAGAAGTAGTAGTAAGTGTACACCTTTGAAATCATGACATTGTACATAACAGTGATGCTGGATGAATCATGGCGGCAGCACAGAATTACGCCTGCGTGATTTGTGCTGTGGCTGTGAAGTGACTAACAAAATCTAGTATGACAGACAGACGACAGAATTAGCAAACAAAATCAGGTGACATAACACAAAACAGaatcataaatacaaaaaaaaaaaaaagtcattcacATCTTtctaaaacaaaatgacagttGCAGAAATTCGCTTGGGTTGTTATTAATGCGTTTCCATTTCAAAACAGACCCGAAATGGAAAGGAAAGTACTTCATGTGGTGATGCAAACAATCGCTAAAGGTTTCACCAGGGACACCCTGACCGATCTGCAAGGCAAAGGTCATTAAAGTTCTCGTCTGTAGTCAGTTTCTGCAATCGTTTTACAAACATGTCAAGTTTAGAGCACAAGGGTAAAGTGGAAGATGTCCTGTCTAGTGTTTgtggtgatgttttttttttttttttaaaggtctaTGCATCAAATTTGGCCATTAATTAATAAACTGAGAGCAATCCATCTCAATCTGCCTAAACAGACATAAAACTCAATTGTACCACTGGGATTTTTCTTGAGACGTCCGCATTTGTAGCTGACAGTGTAAATCAGCAGACATGCCATGTGGGGTTCTGTTACAGCAATATGAGATGCCTTGGCTTtttaaaagagacaaacacagaacataTTCATccacagagagaacagaagtATTATTGCATTACCTAAATGCCATTATCCTAAATTAAAACATATATACAAATTACAATATGTATCAAATAGTTTGGTAAGTGCAATGCAGAGCTTGGTTTAAGTTTCCACTTCTGTGCAAACGTCAGTGCACAAAGCAACTCGAACTAGACTTGAACATTAACAGTGACTCAACAACACACACCGCGCCTAGCCTTTTCTAGCCTAGTGCCCCCTCTATTGCTGTGCAATGCCTGACCTTCTGTTAGCCTAGCCTAGAGTGACACCCTCAGCCAGCTTGGAGTCAGAAACACCCATGGGAGCATTCTGGTTCCTCTCCCAGGACACGGGACTGGTGATAATGGCAACATGGCCTGAGTTGGCTGGCACAGCCCTTGGTGCTATATCGTCCATCTCCATATGACAGCATGGAAGAATGCTAATGTAATGTTAGCAAAAAGGACGAGAAGAAAAGGTTTCATCTGTGGCACACGAGGGGAGTCGTTTCCAGTACTGGAGGTGGGAAAGACGCCAAAAAAAAGGTCATGTTTGGCACTTCACATGAAGCTGTGAATGGATTATCTCAAACCTGAGCTTGCAAGCAAGACCTTGGCCACATGATGATCATGTTTGGCGGCGAGTTGGTGAGTGCAGGTGTCAGAACCAATCACAGGCAGAAAAAGTCTTGTTCAGAGCTAAGAGAGTGACTGTACTGGGATCAGGCATTGAGACGATAACAAAGCATGCTCATATCCTGCAACAGGGACGCTCGGAGGGCCGGGGAATGCTGACTAAGATGTAGTTTAAattaaagaaaagtaaaaaaaaaatctcaaaccAAACATAGTGCTAATATTCAGACAGAAGTTTGAGGTTGTCCATCCACAGGCTTCCCTTTCAGTAggactttattttattgcattGTTGGGGGCCATTAGATTTGTACGCATTTAAATGCATATAAATCAAATAACGAACATCTAACGCAGTGATGTAGCTGAGGCTGAACAGAGGTTGACCTAATTGTGTGAggcaacacagacaaacagctgaatccTGAATCCTAAATATAGCACCAGTTGGTATTGTGTACAGACCAAAGGGTGAAAAGAGGGCCAAGGTCAATTTCAGCTATTGTGAAGAGTAGCAAGAAGTTCATGACCTGACCTTAGGAAGATGTGAGCGAGAACACGGGGGTTTTTAAATGGCTCTGAGGATGAAGCAGAGACTAGTGGCAAACACTCTCAGGAGAATTCGTCATTCACCTCTACACTGACCCTTGAAATCAAACTACACACGCATCCGCACACACTAGTGACCCAGTgcagaaaaacatttacagGCAATGCACTAGAGGATATATTCATATCTATATATTTCATTTAGATTATTTacaggagagaaaaaggcagcCCTTTTTGAGAAAATATAAAGATTccaacttttctcttttttgtgaAGCACTGATTTTGATGCAGAACTCCTACGTCGCTGAGCCCGAGCAGTTCTGCACGCAGACACGCAACGAAACAAACAATCCTATCTGACATGCACGTACCCCCCTCGAGCATACACACGGACATACACACTACATGGCCGACAACCACATATTCATACAAACACGCTAGCAAACTGCGGTGCTCTACAAAATTTGAACACATGGTTCCAGTTGCAGcagggaaattaaaaaaaaaaaaaaaagacttgagtGTTAAACACAATTAAtggcaacaaacaaacaaaatgtctgctAACAGAGAAGTCTGAAACAAAAGTGACAAGTTTTCTCCCACAATCCTCTGGGAAATGGCTCAGAGTCCTCATTGTGGTCCAGCAGCAGTAGAGCAGTCGTCTCCTCCTGCCCGTGACAACAGCCGTCCAAtcgtcttcctctcttttccacCAGGCTTTGCAGCTCTTTCTCATCTCCGCAACCATGCCTGTGGTCCCCCTCTAGCCGGCCAGCTAGCCCGGCGCATCCATCCACCCAGcaggctccctctcctctgGCGTTCACGTTGGCGTGCAGCACTTCTCTGCACCTGGAGGATGAAtgtggggaaggaggaggagacaacaaaaaagaaacgTCTTTGTGTCTAAGTTCTCTTATTGGGTCCTAGCTGGCTGGGCCATGGGTCAAAGGGCAGTCAGACCAAAGTTGCAGCGGCAGTACATCATGCCGCTCGAGTCCAACCAGCTGTCTGAGATGGGGTCATAGCGCTGGACAGTGTTCAGGTAGGACGACCCAGAGTGACCTCCCACCACATAGAGGTAGTTGTCCACGATGGCAGAGCCCACTCCTGCAAGACGATGCCAAAGTGGTACGTAGTTAATTACATGCGTTTCTGAATCCTACAAAGTGGGGCCTGAGCTAAAGCGTGATGTAAACTCACCAGTGCGCGGTTCATTCATTGGCCGACAGGCTGTCCACTGGTTCTGATGTGGATCATACCGCTCAATGCTGGACAGGTGCGACACGCCGTTGTGTCCGCCCACCACAAATATGAAGCCCAGCATGACGCCGACTCCAAAGTTGATCCTCTTATCTGCCATGGGGGCTACCATTTCCCAGGCATCCTTGCTGGGGTCGTACCTCTCCACGCTGTGGGCGACAAAACGCAATGGAACACATAATGATTAAAAAGCCCAAACGCAGACTGATGTCGTCTCCCAGCCCTCTGCAAGTCCTCAACAGATGCCCCCACCTGAATTCTGGAAGGATTTTAAGAAACTCCATGTGTGGATCTTCATACTACACCAGCATAACTGAAACAACGGACATGCAGACAATCTCGTCCCACGTGGTATGCTTTGGAAAATTGTCTGAAGTATT
This window of the Chaetodon auriga isolate fChaAug3 chromosome 14, fChaAug3.hap1, whole genome shotgun sequence genome carries:
- the dorip1 gene encoding dopamine receptor-interacting protein 1, coding for MERRHFGLSDTKDRQTLISNPDSSLHFERSKTLFEEIRASISNNDEEDRSFWRPVLPWGGVFSIKAGRKAISCTPLYVKINLKNTCTIDGFLMILYVILRDNQGFPRELAVFLGKRFVEHFLYLMDSCDYTTVKMLWIWDRMSRRQYRSEIHQAALEIDLFGNEHENFTENLEDLMSTMQESLCTNWSCPARFQEFIKTTISISPPHELPHRDPIQSALDEFFSPRLVLCCQLGCDGLREFSQRVFCHGPPPFFILNMQQWKSEDLSYVPYHLALCQHRYSLEGATLFNKEEHHYSAAFQIDGCWMHYDGLRSDNLILLHKPPELLLLSSLVYIRASDK